The following are encoded together in the Oryzias melastigma strain HK-1 linkage group LG17, ASM292280v2, whole genome shotgun sequence genome:
- the abhd8a gene encoding protein ABHD8 — protein sequence MLTSITDGILCCLTGKTANLVLPLETSKPSDGFEFVEVKPGRVLRVRHIVPERHPPEKQGPGKQRTDVDCNDNDNDFAEDPSKDSDVSTSVHCKRKITVYRDGQLVIENLGDVLHSEILQCQDGDLEPCSTVEVELADYREIASSPDPNPVPLPGPVPTGEQKPAPPPRRRRRKPKRTVVIDSKRVISSCKGTHPDVALFFVHGVGGSLDIWNSQLDFFSRLGYEVIAPDLAGHGASTAPQIAAAYTFYALAEDLRAIFKRYARKRNILIGHSYGVSFCTFLAHEYPDLVHKVVMINGGGPTALEPSLCSIFQLPSCVLHCLSPCLAWSFLKAGFARQGAKEKQLLKQGNAFNVSPFVLRAMMSGQYWPEGDEVYHAELTVPILLVHGMCDKFVPVDEDQRMAEILLFAFLKVIEEGSHMVMMECPDTVNTLLHEFFLWEPDMSKKNSGKADAEKTVSACETFSTLKRHKSVDK from the exons ATGTTGACCAGCATCACCGATGGAATTCTGTGCTGCCTGACGGGGAAGACAGCAAATCTGGTTTTGCCTCTGGAGACGTCCAAACCCTCGGATGGATTCGAGTTTGTGGAGGTGAAGCCGGGGAGGGTCCTGCGAGTGCGGCACATCGTCCCTGAACGCCATCCCCCAGAGAAGCAAGGACCAGGCAAGCAGAGGACGGACGTGGACTGCAATGACAACGACAACGACTTTGCCGAGGACCCTAGCAAAGACTCTGACGTCAGTACCAGCGTCCACTGCAAAAGGAAGATCACCGTTTACCGCGACGGCCAGCTGGTGATCGAGAATCTCGGGGACGTTTTGCACTCTGAGATCTTGCAGTGCCAGGATGGAGACCTGGAGCCCTGCAGCACCGTGGAGGTGGAGCTGGCCGACTACAGAGAAATAGCCTCCTCTCCCGACCCTAACCCCGTTCCACTGCCAGGTCCCGTACCTACGGGGGAACAAAAGCCGGCTCCACCACCTCGCCGCCGTCGCCGCAAGCCTAAGCGCACAGTGGTAATCGACTCAAAGAGGGTGATCTCCAGCTGCAAAGGAACCCATCCAGACGTGGCTCTGTTCTTCGTGCACGGCGTTGGAGGCTCTCTAGACATCTGGAATAGCCAGCTGGACTTCTTCTCTCGTCTGGGCTATGAGGTCATAGCGCCGGACCTGGCAGGGCATGGAGCCAGCACCGCTCCTCAAATCGCAGCTGCCTACACCTTCTACGCCCTGGCAGAAGACCTGCGGGCCATCTTTAAGAGATACGCTCGCAAACGCAACATCCTCATCGGCCACTCTTACGG AGTGTCCTTCTGCACGTTCCTGGCCCACGAGTATCCTGACCTTGTCCACAAGGTGGTGATGATAAACGGAGGCGGGCCCACCGCTCTGGAGCCCAGCCTCTGTTCCATTTTCCAGCTACCGTCCTGCGTCCTGCACTGTTTGTCCCCGTGCCTGGCCTGGAGTTTCCTGAA GGCTGGATTTGCTCGCCAAGGAGCCAAAGAGAAGCAGCTGTTGAAGCAGGGCAACGCCTTCAACGTGTCTCCGTTCGTCCTGCGAGCCATGATGAGCGGTCAGTACTGGCCTGAGGGGGATGAGGTGTACCACGCTGAGCTCACGGTGCCCATCCTGCTGGTCCACGGCATGTGTGACAAGTTTGTGCCGGTGGATGAGGACCAGCGCATGGCCGAG ATCCTTCTATTTGCATTCCTCAAAGTCATAGAGGAAGGAAGTCACATGGTCATGATGGAGTGTCCCGACACGGTCAACACGCTCCTCCACGAGTTCTTTCTGTGGGAGCCGGACATGTCCAAAAAGAACAGCGGCAAGGCGGACGCGGAGAAGACCGTGTCCGCCTGCGAGACTTTTAGCACACTGAAGCGCCACAAGTCGGTGGACAAATAA
- the LOC112147751 gene encoding uncharacterized protein LOC112147751 (The sequence of the model RefSeq protein was modified relative to this genomic sequence to represent the inferred CDS: added 31 bases not found in genome assembly) encodes MWTPGPSFLMQCEGEWPMNPENIDQLLLNDPEVRNITANPLQACEEVDPVMTIIHHFSSWTKLKTAVAWLLKFKRWIMASHRKKALSTTKPTMTNGKQQPILLKNEKALIKQDPVKRCLNVEDVEEAEEEIIKYCQKRKFEEELSCLQSGAKVKRSSHVYKLCPFIKNGILRVGGRLSRSSMPLETKHPAILAKDSHIANLILQHVHHQVGHGGRNHMLSKLREKYWITGACSAIRSILRKCVLCRRLNAQPMSQHMADLPKERITPDEPPFTCVGVDYFGPFEVKSRRSLVKRYGVIFSCMALRAIHIEVASSLDTDSFINALRRFITRRGQVKEIRSDNGTNFVGAERELRTAVDGWNQAKINSMLLQKGINEMPFLPRPPSFLSIHCVSGPNPAQPRCP; translated from the exons AATGTGAAGGGGAATGGCCCATGAACCCAGAAAATATTGACCAGCTGCTCTTGAATGACCCTGAGGTCAGAAATATAACAGCAAATCCACTTCAAGCCTGTGAAGAAGTTGATCCAGTGATGACTATCATTCATCATTTCTCCTCTTGGACCAAGTTAAAAACTGCTGTAGCATGGCTCCTGAAGTTTAAAAGATGGATTATGGCATCCCACCGAAAGAAAGCTCTTTCAACTACAAAACCTACAATGACAAATGGAAAACAACAACCAATTctactgaaaaatgaaaaagctctAATTAAACAAGATCCTGTTAAAAGATGTCTGAATGTGGAAGATGTAGAAGAAGCTGAAGAGGAGATAATCAAATATtgccaaaaaagaaagtttgaagaGGAATTGTCCTGTTTACAAAGTGGAGCCAAAGTGAAAAGATCAAGCCATGTCTACAAACTCTGTCCATTCATAAAAAATGGGATTCTTCGTGTTGGTGGACGACTTAGCCGATCTTCTATGCCATTGGAGACGAAACACCCAGCTATACTGGCTAAGGATTCACATATCGCAAATCTGATTCTACAACACGTTCATCATCAAGTCGGACATGGTGGTCGAAACCACATGCTGTCTAAGCTTCGAGAAAAGTATTGGATTACTGGGGCCTGCTCGGCTATACGAAGTATCCTAAGGAAATGTGTTCTCTGTCGTCGACTGAATGCACAACCCATGTCTCAACACATGGCAGACCTTCCCAAAGAGAGAATTACACCTGATGAACCACCATTCACATGCGTCGGTGTTGATTATTTTGGGCCTTTTGAAGTAAAAAGTCGAAGAAGCCTTGTAAAAAGATATGGAGTTATCTTTTCCTGTATGGCTTTACGTGCAATCCATATTGAAGTTGCATCTTCACTGGATACTGACTCGTTCATAAACGCCTTAAGACGTTTCATAACAAGACGTGGTCAAGTCAAAGAGATCCGGTCAGATAATGGGACGAACTTTGTAGGAGCAGAACGTGAGCTTAGGACAGCTGTGGACGGGTGGAACCAAGCAAAGATTAACAGCATGCTTCTCCAGAAAGGAATAAA CGAGATGCCCTTCCTCCCCCGCCCTCCTTCCTTCCTCAGCATCCACTGCGTATCTGGGCCGAACCCTGCCCAGCCGCGCTGTCCTTGA